A genomic stretch from Bos javanicus breed banteng chromosome 3, ARS-OSU_banteng_1.0, whole genome shotgun sequence includes:
- the AMPD1 gene encoding LOW QUALITY PROTEIN: AMP deaminase 1 (The sequence of the model RefSeq protein was modified relative to this genomic sequence to represent the inferred CDS: deleted 1 base in 1 codon), producing MNVSVFYSVRQSPSSVASLPFHCARIQDPSTMSLLKLPAEGKPIDDAMRSFAEKVFASEVKDEGGRHEISPFDVDDICPISQHEMFAHMFHLEAQSTPTETRRKRRFFGRKTISLSVPQTETSSTKLSLIDEYISSSPTYQTVPDFQRVQITGDYASGVTVEDFEMVCKGLYRALCIREKYMQKSFQRFPKTPSKYLRNIDGEAWVEKENFYPVFTPPMKKGEDPFRTDNLPENLGYQLKMKDGVVYVYPNEEAASKDEPKPLPYPNLDTFLDDMNFLLALIAQGPVKTYTHRRLKFLSSKFQVHQMLNEMDELKELKNNPHRDFYNCRKVDTHIHAAACMNQKHLLRFIKKSYQIDADRVVYSTKEKNLTLKELFAKLKMHPYDLTVDSLDVHAGRQTFQRFDKFNDKYNPVGASELRDLYLKTDNYINGEYFATIIKEVGADLVEAKYQHAEPRLSIYGRSPEEWSKLSTWFVQNRVYCPNMTWMIQVPRIYDVFRSKNFLPHFGKMLENIFMPVFEATINPQAHPDLSVFLKHITGFDSVDDESKHSGHMFSSKSPKPQDWTMEKNPSYTYYTYYMYSNIMVLNSLRKERGMNTFLFRPHCGEAGALTHLMTAFMTADNISHGLNLKKSPVLQYLFFLAQIPIAMSPLSNNSLFLEYARNPFLDFLQKGLMISLSTDDPMQFHFTKEPLMEEYAIAAQVFKLSTCDMCEVARNSVLQCGISHQEKARFLGNNYLEEGPAGNDIRKTNVAQIRMAYRYETWCYELNLIAEGIKSGE from the exons atgaatgtcaGCGTGTTTTACAGTGTCCGTCAGTCA CCCTCCAGTGTCGCGTCTCTTCCTTTCCACTGTGCTAGAATACAGGATCCCAGCACAATGTCTCTGTTGAAACTTCCAG CTGAAGGAAAAC CTATTGATGATGCAATGCGTAGCTTTGCTGAAAAAGTGTTTGCCTCTGAAGTCAAAGATGAGGGAGGCCGTCACGAGATTTCCCCCTTTGATGTGGATGATATCTGTCCAATTTCTCAACATGAGATGTTTGCTCACATGTTCCACCTGGAGGCTCAGTCCACCCCTACAGAAACCAGGAG GAAAAGGCGCTTCTTCGGACGGAAGACTATTAGTTTGTCCGTTCCACAAACTGAAACATCGTCCACCAAACTATCCCTTATCGATGAGTACATTTCTTCGTCTCCCACCTACCAGACTGTGCCTGATTTTCAGAGAGTGCAGATCACTGGCGATTATGCCTCTGGG GTTACAGTTGAAGATTTTGAAATGGTTTGCAAAGGTCTTTATCGGGCATTGTGTATACGGGAGAAGTATATGCAGAAGTCATTTCAGAGGTTTCCAAAAACCCCTTCCAAGTACCTGAGGAACATTGACGGTGAGGCTTGGGTAGAAAAAGAGAACTTCTATCCAG tCTTTACCCCTCCTATGAAGAAGGGAGAAGACCCTTTCCGAACAGATAACCTCCCAGAAAACCTGGGTTATCAGCTCAAAATGAAGGATGGTGTGGTTTATGTCTATCCTAACGAAGAAGCAGCCAGCAAAGATGAGCCCAAGCCACTTCCTTACCCAAATCTGGACACCTTCTTAGATGATATGAACTTTTTACTTGCTTTAATTGCCCAAGGACCTGT TAAGACCTATACCCATCGGCGCTTGAAGTTTCTTTCCTCCAAGTTCCAGGTCCATCAGATGCTCAACGAGATGGATGAGTTGAAGGAGCTGAAGAACAACCCCCACCGGGATTTTTACAACTGCAGAAAG GTGGACACTCATATCCATGCAGCTGCTTGTATGAACCAGAAACATCTACTGCGCTTTATTAAGAAATCTTACCAAATTGATGCTGACAGAGTGGTCTATAGCACCAAGGAGAAAAATCTGACCCTAAAGGAACTTTTTGCTAAATTAAAAATGCATCCCTACGACCTGACTGTTGATTCTCTGGATGTTCATGCT GGACGTCAGACTTTCCAGCGTTTTGATAAATTCAATGACAAATACAATCCCGTAGGAGCAAGTGAGCTACGGGACCTCTACCTGAAGACAGACAATTACATTAATGGGGAATATTTTGCCACTATCATCAAG GAGGTAGGTGCAGACTTGGTGGAGGCCAAGTACCAGCATGCTGAGCCCCGCTTGTCCATCTATGGCCGCAGTCCTGAGGAGTGGAGCAAACTCTCCACCTGGTTCGTCCAAAACCGCGTCTACTGCCCCAACATGACATGGATGATCCAGGTCCCCAGGATCTA TGATGTGTTCCGATCTAAGAACTTCCTTCCACACTTTGGAAAGATGTTGGAGAATATTTTCATGCCAGTGTTTGAAGCCACCATCAACCCTCAGGCTCACCCAGACCTCAGTGTTTTCCTCAAGCAC ATTACAGGCTTCGACAGTGTAGATGATGAGTCCAAACACAGCGGCCACATGTTCTCCTCCAAGAGCCCTAAGCCCCAGGACTGGACCATGGAAAAGAACCCATCTTACACTTACTATACCTACTACATGTATTCAAACATCATGGTGCTCAACAGCCTGAGAAA GGAACGAGGCATGAACACGTTTCTGTTCCGACCTCATTGTGGGGAAGCTGGAGCTCTCACTCATCTCATGACAGCGTTCATGACAGCAGATAACATCTCTCATGGCCTGAATTTAAAAAAg agtCCTGTGTTACAGTACTTGTTTTTCTTAGCCCAGATTCCCATCGCTATGTCGCCATTAAGTAACAACAGCTTATTTCTAGAATACGCCCGAAatccttttttagatttcctccaGAAAGGGCTAATGATCTCACTGTCTACAGATGACCCAATGCAATTCCACTTCACCAAG GAGCCCCTAATGGAAGAATATGCCATTGCTGCACAAGTCTTCAAGCTGAGTACCTGTGATATGTGTGAAGTGGCAAGAAACAGTGTTCTGCAATGTGGAATTTCTCATCAG GAGAAAGCAAGATTTCTGGGCAACAATTACCTTGAAGAAGGCCCTGCTGGAAATGATATCCGAAAGACAAATGTGGCCCAAATCCGCATGGCCTATCGCTATGAAACCTGGTGTTATGAACTTAATTTAATTGCTGAAGGGATTAAATCAggagaataa